TTCCTCCACTCCTTGTCGAACGGTTCCAACATCAAAGAAAAGTGATAGCGGTTCGTTTGAAGGGGGGGATCGCGATACGTTGATACGTTCGATCTCAATACGTCGTTCATGAGCTGCATTTACGCTGTATACGGAATGTTCAAGGTCGCTAAGGTCATCGCTAACTCCCTGGGCAGAACGGTCTTCACCAAAGGGCAATTGGCGTATGCGAAGAATGCCACCACTAGTTGACGTACTATCCATATACGGTCTCAAACTTCCTTGCAGTGCAATACGAAGTTGATTTCGTAGGCTTTCAATTCGACGTGTCGATAAATTAACGTTGTAATCGTTCCGAGCAAGCGGGCTGGCATGCCCGCGAACATCAAGCGTAATGCTCTCGCCTTGGCGCAGTGCCACTTCCAAGGCCGTTACCAATTCATTCAGCCTGGAATATCCAATATCCACTTCCTCAATGAAGAAACGCTCTGTCAATTTTTCATCGGTTCCATTCCGAGAATATTCCGGAACCCTTTTCTTGTATTCATCATAGGTAGCGCCGTATGTATGAGAGGTGGTCGTTGCCCATGATCTCGGTTCCGGTTGGTCATTATCGAAATAAAGTTTGATCGGGAATTGGTCCACAATATCGCGTAGCGCTGCAACAGTCGTACTGCTGGTGATAGGAGTAGTGTCAGTAGGGATAGATGTGACCATGATCGTGGTATCGACCATTTCGAGTTGAGGTGGATCAACAAGAACCTGTACTTCGATCTTATAGATGTCGTTACAGCACGTTTCGCCCTTCGCGGCCAAGGACCCTTTTCGGTTGCTCGTAAGAAAGGCTACACCAGTCTTCTGGTCGAAAGAAGGGTACAGATCGTTCGCTGGGCTGTTCCATGGAGTTTCCGCATTGACCGGTGCTAGGTATTCATGTCCATCCCACATCGAACTAAAGAGGTCATATCCCCCTAGACCAGGAAGAAAATCGGAACTGAACCAAAGCATGTTCTTATCTGCAATGAACCAAGGTGTACGCTCATTACCCGGCGTATTTATTGAGGCTCCAAGCGGCTTGGGGTCTTTCACTTCACCATTAGTGAACACGGCATTCCAGATGTCGAATTCTCCTTGGCCTCCAACAGCATTGCTTGCGAAGAACAGGGTCTCACTTCCATTCAGCATCGCTAACATGGGTTGCGTATTCGTCGCTTCTACAGGTAGCCCTTTGAGCGGGTGAATGTCCGTCACAACGTCGTTGATAATTGTACCAACGTGAATGCTACAGGTTGATGGCTGACCGCATCTGGTAAAGAGGACATACTTTCCATTCATGGACCATGTTACGTTTGCATTATCGCCATCGGTATTCATAGGTTCATTGAGGACTTCGAAGGTCTGAACTGATTCAGGGTCCGTTGTTATTCGAACGATGGTGGTCTTGTACAATACCGTGTCCTGTATTTCACCTTCGGCATTAACATCCCCACGTAATGTCGAGAAATAGAGTTTGCCATCCGGCCCGTTCAATGCGGCGAATTCAGCACTGTAGCTATTGATGGGCTCGGGAAGATGCTGGATCACATCCGTGGGTTGAAGGCTGTCAAAGCGTGCTGCCAATTCTATTCCTAACAACGCATTTTTGGCACGCATGGAAAGCACCGAATCGTCATTTTTCTCTTTGCGCAATAGTTTCTTCCATGTGGTTGCGGCCTCTTTATACTGTGCGTCACAAAGCAGCATTTCGCCCAGCCAGCGCAGCGCCTCAGTGTAAGTGCGTCCTTGATCTTTGCGATACACCTTATCGTAAAGCATGTGCGCCTTGTCGTATTGATTGCTCATGCGGCATGCTTCTGCTTGCTTCCATTGTAAGGCCATACGACCAGGGTCAGCGATCAATGCGCCATCATAATACCGCGATGCACCATAGTATTCGCCTTTCGAAAAAGCAGCGTCGCCCCACGCGGTCCATTGGTCCACCGATTGTGCGTTGGAATGCATAGCCATAAGCAACCCCAAGACGCATACTATCTTATGAAAGCAGTGCACCATCTTCATAGTTGAGCCGGACATGCCTTGTATCGAACGGGCACTGGAGGATATTTTTTGAAGATCCGGATCACGGATATCTCGATCCCACCTCGGTTCCGACTAGCAGGAACGAGATCACTGGTATTGATGTCATAGGATAAACCAAAGGTCCAATCATCGTACTCGAATCCAGCGTAGAGATATCCTGCATCCGCTGCGCGATAGTGCCCTCCAAATTGCAATGCGCGCTTAAGACCGAACTTGTCGAGGAGAATGTAACGAAGGTTCGCACCAAGATCCAGCTCCTCGTATGCACCTTGTCTCATGTATCGTGCCATCGGTAGCACGTCCAATTTCGTAGTGACAGGGAATTGGGTGATCACGTGAACGGCTGCTCTTCGATCCAATGGTACACCGGGCTCACCCAAGAATCCGATGTTCGGTGTTGTAAGGTTGAATAGGCCCAACCCGACCTGGGTCAATTGGCGATCATTAGGTGCATAGCGATAGACCATTCCTGCGTTCAGGTCAGGATGGAACATGGAAGAGCGTGAGAATTGTTCTCCGGTCGCACGTGAAGGATCATATTGGAATCCATTGTATTGTGCATCGAAAGAGAGTGCGCTATTATCCAGGCTAAGTGATGTGAATCCGCCTTGTAATCCGGTGATCAACACACTATTTCCGGATCGGCCAAGTCGCAATGAATAGCTGGCACCTACGCTTAAATGAAATTGCTGTAACCGGCTATCTCCCGCTCGGTCGTTGAATGCCCATGCTCCAAGCCCAAGTCCCTTTATGCCAAATATGTTCGCTGCATCACCGCCCAACGCGAATGTTCGATAGGGAACAGTTACGGCACGCCATTGCTGTCGGAAAAGTGTGTTCAATCGGTAATTGCCTTTGAACGCACCGATGGATCCTGGTCCAAGCGCAAGTGGTGTGTTGAAGAACTGCGAGAAATGGATGTCCTGCGAGAACACACTTGCAGTAATGAAAAGGATCAATGCAATTGACAGCCCGAATGCAATGAAAGACTGCTTCACTATGTCTCGGATCCGCATCATCGCACTACGGAGACATTTCCTTTGGTGAAGTAGCGCTGCCCATCCTTACAAAAGGCTGTCAGGTGGTAGACGAAAACAGCCGGGTCCGCTGGTTTTCCGTTGAACGTTCCGTCCCATCCAACGGTCTTGTCAGTTGTCGCGAAAACTTTTTCTCCCCAACGATCAAAGACCATGAACTCCAAGTGATCGATCGGAATTCCGCGCACATAGAGTGTATCGTTAATGCCATCACCGTTCGGAGTGAATGTGTTTGGTACGAAAATGTCGGGTTCGTCGCAAACAAGTTCCAACACTTTGATGGTCACAGATGCATCGCGTGTGCATATTCCGTCACTAACGGTAACGGTGTAAGTGGTCGTCGTATTCACCAAAGCTGTCGGTGATGAAGTGAACGGATCGTCCAAGCCTGTTGAAGGAGTCCAGCTATAGGTAACGCCATTGGATGGCGTAGCATATAATTCTACCGTAGAACCGGCAAGTACTGTTGTTTCAGACGCACTTGCTGATACACTATTGCCATTGATAGGGGAGACGTTAACGGCGATAGTGCTGGACCAGTTGCAGCCGGAAGGAGTGAATACGTCAACACCGTAAACAGCATTGTCCGTCGGTGCCACACTAACGTTCGCGGTTCCCTGTCCGGAGATGATATCGGAAAAAGGCTCCCATGAGAATGAGGCATTGGATGCCGCGCCGGAAACCAATAAATGTGCAGTATCCGAAGCGCATAGCAACGAGTCGCCGAGCAACGCGATCCGGGCATTCGGTATCGAAACGGAAATGCTATCCAACACCGTGCAGGAATTGGAACTACTCGCCTGGATATAGTACGTACCCTCGATCGCTGGAGAAATGGTTGCTGTACTATCGGACGTAGTTGCATTCAGCATATTCATGAGATCCGGATCAGAGGACCAAATAAAGCTGGACGCTGTTCCATAACTATTCGCGAGCAGATCGATACTTGCAACCGGACCACAGATCACGGTATCATTTAAAGCTTGCAATGTTGGGATAGGATCCGCGATCGTGATCGTCCGTTGCACCATGTCCTGCGCGTTGCATGCGTTGGGGTCGTATGCCGTGAGGGTGATCGTGTACGTACCCGTACTCGCATAGGTATGGGTCGGAGAAGGAAGGGTAGAGGTGGACAGATCCCCGAGATCCCAGAGGTAGGACGTGCCGTTACTAAGATTGGTCAGTGTTGTTACATAAGGC
This genomic window from Flavobacteriales bacterium contains:
- a CDS encoding DUF1573 domain-containing protein; protein product: MAMHSNAQSVDQWTAWGDAAFSKGEYYGASRYYDGALIADPGRMALQWKQAEACRMSNQYDKAHMLYDKVYRKDQGRTYTEALRWLGEMLLCDAQYKEAATTWKKLLRKEKNDDSVLSMRAKNALLGIELAARFDSLQPTDVIQHLPEPINSYSAEFAALNGPDGKLYFSTLRGDVNAEGEIQDTVLYKTTIVRITTDPESVQTFEVLNEPMNTDGDNANVTWSMNGKYVLFTRCGQPSTCSIHVGTIINDVVTDIHPLKGLPVEATNTQPMLAMLNGSETLFFASNAVGGQGEFDIWNAVFTNGEVKDPKPLGASINTPGNERTPWFIADKNMLWFSSDFLPGLGGYDLFSSMWDGHEYLAPVNAETPWNSPANDLYPSFDQKTGVAFLTSNRKGSLAAKGETCCNDIYKIEVQVLVDPPQLEMVDTTIMVTSIPTDTTPITSSTTVAALRDIVDQFPIKLYFDNDQPEPRSWATTTSHTYGATYDEYKKRVPEYSRNGTDEKLTERFFIEEVDIGYSRLNELVTALEVALRQGESITLDVRGHASPLARNDYNVNLSTRRIESLRNQLRIALQGSLRPYMDSTSTSGGILRIRQLPFGEDRSAQGVSDDLSDLEHSVYSVNAAHERRIEIERINVSRSPPSNEPLSLFFDVGTVRQGVEERFSVPITNSGPLPLHISSARSECDCMQIGTLPVVVPPGDSANVELIYTGRTRPGPLRRRITLTTDGTPQKLELIIDGNVIE
- a CDS encoding PorP/SprF family type IX secretion system membrane protein, coding for MMRIRDIVKQSFIAFGLSIALILFITASVFSQDIHFSQFFNTPLALGPGSIGAFKGNYRLNTLFRQQWRAVTVPYRTFALGGDAANIFGIKGLGLGAWAFNDRAGDSRLQQFHLSVGASYSLRLGRSGNSVLITGLQGGFTSLSLDNSALSFDAQYNGFQYDPSRATGEQFSRSSMFHPDLNAGMVYRYAPNDRQLTQVGLGLFNLTTPNIGFLGEPGVPLDRRAAVHVITQFPVTTKLDVLPMARYMRQGAYEELDLGANLRYILLDKFGLKRALQFGGHYRAADAGYLYAGFEYDDWTFGLSYDINTSDLVPASRNRGGIEISVIRIFKKYPPVPVRYKACPAQL